The nucleotide sequence GATCTTATCGAAAGTCTTTCGTTTATGATCAATTCTTGAATGTTCTATTgcatcttctttttcttatcatATCTTCTAACCAATGGGCTTCTTCTTGGTTTTAGTGTTGACGTAGGAATGTAGGATGAGAATATGAAACAGGATAAAAACGCGTTTTGATTTTCTGATAGGTTAAGTTGATTTATATCACAATCACTCATATGTAAAATTGTCATATGATTCAATTCAACATTCTAAATCAAAATTGTGAAAGTTGTATTGTGTTGTGCTGCGAATGGGTTGTTAGAAACGAATTCTAAGACGTATAATCCAACGAAACAATGTCTATGGCTAACAATGATGAGTTCAGATAGTAACTAAAACTTTTAGAATATCTAAGTGACTGAGAGATCATACGTTTTAAGTTTTGTTGGATTTTCAGAAAGAGTTGAATTACATGCATGAAttgttatattcaaaaaaaaaagaattacatGAATTGTGCTTCATCCTAGATGGATCCACAACTTAGTACCTCATAGTTGTTCAAAGGAAAAACAACAACATAAGATGACTAGAAACACAGTATATATTTTAGGACAAACCTAGATTAATGTACTACCtttcataaaaatttaatcagtTCAATAAACAAATTCATTCTTCATATAATTCACTTATAActcatataaaattttatttaccaTCATATATTTTACAAACCTTATTTCATATTAAcacaaaacatcatatattttctgtaagttaaatatataaaatgaattgtatttaattatttactaaatgagttttttttatataaataggaacccattaaaatatttcataattGACTGTGACAAAGTCCAGCTCTTAGTAACTTTTAAAAAACTGAGAGTTGGACGTTACCCACGATTCTCAATCTCATCCGGGTTTCGAACTACCTTAACATCTCAAACCTCTAACTTGCCAGATGGTCGCTGATATGATCTCGGCTTGCAAAGACCCAAATGAGATTCGCGTAAAGTTCGAGATCAAGAACGATTTTACaccggaggaagaagaaaaagatcgCCGGAAGAATCAATGGACTTTTCAGTGAGCGTATAATAACCCAAATAAAATTTTTTCGTCAGATATATATCGTTTTCTGCTTATTGAGCTTATAAATCAAGAAGCAGCTCTATTGACTATATATGAATCAGTTGATGATTAGATGACTTtgaatctattctattaaatctCTATGAACTGGGTTCTATATATCGATTTTAATTCTGCACTGCTTCGAGCCCTGTTCACTACACATGACTCAGAGAAATTCAAAAcccttataaaaaaaaaactataaacacaTGTGCAACCTGTGTGTTTAAAAGCTTGAGTGCACCCACAACCTTCTGTCAATGATCTTTCTCCTCTTGCTAATTATAAACACATTcgttaaccaaataaataaattagcaTTATAATAAGATTGCCTACTGGACTTTCTGATGGGCTTAGATGAAGTCTACGTTACCTCTTGTTTGCTATTCTCATTTACAGTCTTAGATGAGGCCCAAGCCCGGCCCATGACATGATAAAGATATCGGTAAGGCTCAATAAGGAAGGGGAACTGTGTTGacataatacataataataggtttttagtgtaaataataatTACTAAGAGTGTAATTGTGTAAATTCCCAAAACTCTGAGGGTCTCTAGAAACAAAAGACGGAAGAAGTGTCGGAGGCTGTGCGAGACTTGTAATAACTtgtttgcttcttcttcatatATACAAATTAGCTTTTATCCGATCCTCAGCGAAGAATCGATTACGATGGCGAATGAAAACCCTGAAGTCGTTGTAGCTCCAGTGAGGGAGAATGGCGGCGCtgactcctcctcctcctccaaagGGAAAGAGGAACAGTTAGAGTCAGAGTTTTCGAAGAAGCTAGAGATTACAGAAGATGCTAACGATGAGAACGAAGAAGAcgtggcagaagaagaagaagaagaagaaggaagcaaAGGTGAATACTTTATTCTTTGTACCCATTAGGATTAAAAAACTATGCTTTAGCTATCTCTCTCTGAGTGTTATGGTTGATTAAATATATTGCATGTTTCATTTTAAGGTGAGACTtcaactaagaagaagaagaagaaaaagaagagtaaAAGCAAGTAagcaatgttttttttgttctgtctttttctttcaatttgCTAGTTTTGGTGTTTGCTGTAGTGATGGTCTCTTGCTTATGTTTGCAGGAAGAAGCCTCAACAGACTGATCCACCTACAATCCCTCTCATTAAGCTTTTCCCATCTGGAGAGTTTCCTGAAGGTGAACTCCAACAGTACAAGGACGAGTAAGATTCTTGATTTCTTTAAGCTTTATCACACTCTTTGTATTGACTTTTGAAGAGTATGGTTGTGGTCTCTGTAATGTAGCAATCTGTGGAGATCAACAtctgaagagaagagagagttggAGCGTTTGGAGATGCCTATATACAACTCTGTACGCCAAGCTGCAGAAGTTCATCGCCAGGTTTGATCCCTTTTTAACTCTGATTAAATGACAAACCATagattattacttttttttttgtatggcattttttaatatttttgataatttttcagGTTAGAAAATATGTGAGAAGCATAGTGAAGCCTGGAATGTTGATGACTGACATATGCGAGACACTTGAGGATACTGTTCGTAAGCTTATATCAGAGAATGGTCTCAAAGCTGGTATTGCTTTCCCTACAGGATGCTCCTTGAATTGGTTCGTTATAACTCTCACTTTCTGTCAACTATTCTTCTTTAGTAGTCATGTTCATCTCTAATGGCTTTTTAACTTCCAGGGTTGCTGCTCATTGGACACCAAACTCTGGAGACAAGACTGTACTTCAGTACGATGATGTCATGAAACTGGATTTTGGAACACATATTGATGGTATAACAGCAAGTTTCCTCTTTCGTCTGTACAAATGTCAGATTgaaattaacattttatttatttatttatttatttgcagGACATATTGTTGACTGTGCATTTACAGTTGCGTTCAATCCTATGTATGATCCTCTCCTAGCAGCCTCCCGTGAAGCTACCTATACCGGTATCAAGGTACTGATTGTTCTTATGAATGCACTACTACTAGTAGTTAGTACTCTTAACCTCcttgatgtgtttttttttggttggttCAGGAAGCTGGAATAGATGTTCGTCTCTGCGACATTGGTGCTGCTATTCAGGAGGTCATGGAGTCTTATGAGGTTGAAATCAATGGAAAAATCTTCCCAGGTACTGAACATCCAATGTCAAATCTAATAACCACTGTCTGATGTAATAAACCTTAACCTGTTTTGTTCTTTTGAATAGTTAAAAGTATCAGGAACCTGAATGGGCATAGCATTGGACCTTACCAGATACATGCTGGCAAATCAGTTCCTATAGTTAAAGGAGGCGAGCAGACGAAGATGGAAGAGGGTGAATTCTATGCCATTGAAACATTTGGATCAACTggtaaagtaaaaaaaagtCACTCACTGCAATCCTTGGGATTCCACCAATGATTTGATCTTTTGGTTGTGGTTGTATTGCAGGGAAAGGATATGTGAGAGAAGATTTAGAATGTAGCCACTACATGAAGAACTTTGACGCTGGCCATGTCCCCTTGAGGTTGCCTAGAGCAAAACAGCTTCTCGCCACTATCAACAACAACTTCTCTACTCTAGCCTTCTGCAGACGTTATCTGGACCGCATTGGTGAAACTAAGTACTTAATGGCGCTAAAGAATCTGTGCGACGCTGGGATTGTTCAGGTAACATCACTCTCTTCTTAGACAAATCATACACTAGTCTAAATGAGGTTGATGAGAATAGAATGGTTATGAATCTTGTTCTCTGTGTTTTGTTTTCAGCCGTATCCTCCTCTGTGTGATGTGAAGGGAAGTTATGTATCACAGTATGAGCACACTATTTTATTGCGACCTACTTGCAAAGAAGTTGCTTCCAAGGGAGATGATTACTGATTCAGAGATACTTTGTTATTTGCTCTGTTTGTTTGCTCTCATACACTCTGTTCTTGAGACTGCACACTACTTGTTTCTTTTGATTCCTTTTAATACAACATTCAATGCCTGTTGAACATTAATTATCTTACTAGTAATCTCCATTAAAGATGATAAGCAAGTAGTGTGAAGCTTCTTGCTTTGGGGGGGAAAAGAAGTTTCCTTTACATACAAAATGAATATATGGGAAGAGAAGTGGTGAAGAGAGGCTAGGTGAGCTAGGGCCCACATCACCGGCGCGTGGGTAGCAACCGCTACAACGAACACACTAACCTACTGCCACTGGAGTTGCAGACCGAACAAATCGTTTATTGGTTGTAATAACACACTCATCATCACCGCTTTGGTTCAAAATACTCTACGTATATATACTGTCATTACACTTATTCGAGTTGGATACAACAACAGAGTCTACACACATTCAAATTGTCCTGACGCATCCAAATTGTTTTTCCTTACCTCTGAACTGAGAAGCTTGTCGAAAATCGAAACTGAAGTATTGATACTAACCGGCGGCGTGTCTACCTCGAGTCTTTTTCACCTAACCAAATAGCATATACCAAATCACAAAATAATTATAGAGATGACTACTAGATAGGAACGGCAAGTTTGTaattgttacaaaaataatcCTGAGGCATGAACTCAAAAGCTATTCAACAATACCATTACTATGAAAGCTTTTAatcatataatttcattttcaatCTTACCTTGGGTGGTTTCCAGGTCACTACTTTACATGCAGGTATGTTCTTAGCTTATCTAGCTTTTGCACCTAGCTGTTTCCTACAACATGATGCACCACAGTAGCAATCTTGATCTGCACCAAACTGAACAAACCTGTGCTATATTTCTTAGTGTCACAGCTAAACACTATACTATAAAGTAATTAACCCAAGGAAATGTTCTTACTGGTAATCATAGGTCAGGTGCTCTCCTTTGGTTATGTAACGGTTGGCAAATATGCCAATCCTTGTCTCTCCATCAATTATCCTAATGGATACAAAGAATGTTACTTTGCTTAGAAGAAAAGAGAGGAGATGTATGATAGTTATAAGTTAAGAATAACCAACTTGTAACATACCAACCTGGACTAGTTTCATTTTCTTGATGTGTCTTTGTTGGAACGGCTTGTTGGTGCATTCACATGTGCACTTGCAGCTAGACGAACAACTTGAGAGTAGCATCCTATTAAAGCGAACAGTTAACATCAAGGAACATactaacaacaacaaacaaagaCAAATATGAATACGCCATGGTCTTTAACCCTCTTTTTAAGTTTCTTCTTCAGGTAGATATCTAAAAACTCAAGATCACgcgaaaacaaataaaatgcaAAGAAGGGGGTTGTAACTGTAAACTGTAAAGTAAACCATAAAACATGAATCTCTAAGACAAGATACTGCGCTTTATGAAGACAGGCTTCCTCTTGTCCGATCCCTTAATCTGTCTCGAAAACTTTCTGAAGCGTTTCCTAATTTGATTCAGACCGGAACcctaagaataaaaaaaaaacagaggaaactGTAAAGACATTACGAAACAGAGAAATAACTAAAGAAACTCAAGATTTAAGATCGATCGAACGCACCTTCTTCTTGTCGATAACCATGGACACAGACCTGAATAATTTGATAAATTGAATTATAGTCCCAATTTGAATTCGATTTTTGAGATTCCGGGTGAAAATCAAGTACGCACGGTGAAGTtacgaagaagagagaaagagaagaaacaatCAATGATCTTCAATGGTGGATGCGATCATCAGAGAGTGAACAGACGCGAAGAAGAAATTGAGCGGcagtttttttaaatactacGCCCAAAGGGAAACTGTCATTTCGCTGAGTAATCCAGGCCCGCtaatttttagaataaaatgGGCTTTAGTAGACTGGCCCAAAGTAAATCCCAATCAAATTACGCGGTAACAAAAATCAATTAGTCGCATCCACGTTTATTCGgctataattatataataaaaaaacaattcattACTAATGTATCATAAGTCCTTAACTTATCCCCTTATTATTAATACAGAAGCAAATTGTAAGAAAAACCTTCAAATGGTAAATTATTTACATGTATGCTATTTAAGCTGATGTGTCACCTTATCAATCATTCTCAGCCTTCAATTCAAACAACTCTTACTACACTAGAGTATTTACGACTTGGTCCAACTATTATCAATTACAGTATATTATATATCATTAATTAAAACACGTTGTTAAAGACATCTATCCTATACTAAAAGCCAAATATAAAGGGATTATAGGATGTCCACGTCGGCAATTATATTTGGCCAATGAAAACATTTCATTAATCCACGCTGGATGTACAAAACTCAACTCTTAATTTCGTATGGGCTTCAATTTGCTACCTCTGGGCTTCGTCGTATACACTGGGCTTCCGACACAATCTATcggttcaattaaaaaaaaaaaccaaacctcGACGGTGAACACGAGGGTCTCCGCCTCTCAAGAGGATCTACTCCTCTAACTCTTCGTCTTTCACTGTTTCTCTCCATCGTTTCAGTTCTCTCAATCTACATCTCCACAATCAATTCTCCACTACATCTCGATCCATCAATTTCTTCTTAATGGATGCGTTTCTCTTTGCTCTTTCTCTGCTACTTTATATACTCATTCTCTCTCCCGCATGCAAATCTAACCCTTGAACTTCTCTAACCTCAATCCATGGCGCCGAAACCGAATGGAAAATGCCCTATCACCTCCGAGTCTGATGATAACGTCATGTTCTTTCGAGATGTCTCACCGGGTCCACACGAAACCCAGCTTCGTTTCCGCTTGATTCATTTCTGGGAGGCTTGGAACCCTCTAAAGAAGACGCTTATTGGCATTGAGATGCTTCTAATCGACGAACAGGTACTTGATTTCACCGACCATCGTTTTTTGATTCGTTGTGTTTTAGATCGTCGTTTAGGTCTCACTTATATTTAGTAGAATAAGATCTCACATAGATTTAGACGCTTATTGACGTTTGtttcttttcaaattttatatatctctagaaaatttaaaacaacgcTTTGATTGTTTGTGTATTTTACGCAGGGAACTGTTATCCAAGGCTTCATTTCGCCAGGACGTATTGAGAGATATTTGCCTAAAATGAAGCCTGGATCGGTTTACAAACTCAACAATTTCTACGGATCAAGCAACAAGTCAGTGTATCGGGTTTCTGATCATGCCGTGACGGCGTCGTTCTCATGGAACTCTGAACTCTCTGTTCTTGAAGACAGCCCCATCCATTTTGATGAAGACAGATTCCGATTTCATTCCTTTGAGGATTTCCAAGCTAGCTGCGATCGCAAAGGAGACCTCTACGGTAATCTCACTTATCCCCCACACTAACTCTTAGTTGCAGTGCTTGATGATTAGAGATATATTTGTCTTTCTTGCTGCTCGGATATAAATCTTGAATTTTGCTTAAAATGCGTTTTGGGTTTGATATATTTGTCTTTCTTGCTGCTCGGATATAAATCTCGAATTTTTCTTTAAATGCGTTTTAGGTTTGTGAGAATCATTCTGTGAAATATATAAATGACAAATGAAATTCACTAATTCTGTTTGTAACAGTAGAAAGGATTTTTTACGACCCTCGggtattgaattttttttgaggGTTTTATCGTAGCATAGTATGATTAGGATCTGTTAGCTGCTTCAGTAGCTTTAGTACTATGTCTGTTTCGGTTTTGTGTGGTCATGTAATAGTAGATTAATTATTTCGTACTCTTCTTACTTACACGCTTGATGAACAATTGGATAGATGTTGTCGGCCACATGAAGCTGGTTAATGGACAGAGTTTCATTGGGACCCCAGTCCTTGACGAAGTGGAGATAGCAAGGGCGAGGCATGTTCTGGTTCATGTGCAGTCACAcgagtatgttttttttatttatttcttaaacACCCTTTCTCTCTATTTCTATTAACCATTCAGTGATGATATTTTGCAGTGGACCTGTGATGAAGCTCTACCTTTGGGACCAGGCTGCAAAAGAGTTTtgcaaaaaattcaaatcatacGAAAACACCCCCACCGTGTTATTGGTGACGGCCGTTAACCCTAAGAGTCTCGGAGGTTACGGTTTCTAACTTTAGTATAGCTTTTTTACAGTTACATATCTACTCTTTGTGCTCTTTAAATGGGTTTTGCTTAATACAATAGGTACTCTTGCCCTGACTTCAATGTCATCCTCACGTGTTTTTATGGATTACGATGTCCAACCTACGATCGACTATTTCGGctggtaaatatatatatttgtgtgtttaCATGTACTCTTTCGCTACATAACCCCTTATCAATGACTGACTGGATCAATGCTTACTACTCTGTCTCAGGTTGGGCTCTAACCCACAGAGTGCTGAGGAGGTTAATGTCGAAGTGGTTACTAAACGAGAGACACTGACCATAGGAGAAATATTCTCCTACATCAAGCAGGGATCTACGAAGGTACAACTAGGTGTAAATATTTCTTAGTTATTGATTCAAATCTTTGAGTCTTATATAGCTTTGCGGTGCAGGAGGCTTTTTTTGAGTGCACGGCTACGATTAATGATGTGGTCTATGGCTCAACCTGGTATTACATATCATGCAGTGGGTGCCATACTAAGGTTATGAAAGGCCCAACTTCGTTGATGTGTTCGAAATGTGGGAAAGTCAACATATCTGGAGTAGCACAGTATTTACTCTAAACTCAGAACTCAGTAACGCTTTGAATGGTATTAGCTTCTAATTTTTTCATGACAGGTACCGTGCACATATATCTGTATATGACAACAGTGAACAAGCTGTTTTTGTACTGCTTGGGGATGCTGGTTTTGAGTTGACTGGGAAGCATGCTTCTGAATTAGTCAGCAACTATTTTGAGGTAACTTTCATCATTCAGTACTCTCAGTATTGGTACTCTCAGTGCTGGTCCTCAAGTTGTGATTGAACATTGGTTAACTTGATTGTCAGGCTAATGGAAACCAAGGAGTTACCCAAGAGGTGCCTGTCCTGGAAGCTTTACTCAGCACCATCGGCCAGAAACATAACTTTTGTGTTAGTTACAAAGCACAACTTAGATGGGAAGTCTCGATCTTTAACTGTGACCAAGATTCTCCCTCTGGACACTCCACCAGTCACAGAAGCTTCGGAAGGAAACAACAATACTGCAACTTCGGAGGAAACATCTGAGACTGGAAACACTGTGTGTGAAGCTTCCAAACACAGTGTGGATTCTGCAGAGGGGAGTAAGAGAACTAATGACATTGATGAGATGGGGAAAGCTAAACGCCTCAAGTGTGGGAAGTAGAGCTTCCGTGTGTCGTCTGATATCTTGCAAGGGACTGCATTTTAAGTGTTTCTTTCCAGTTTATTATTGACTCATGGTTTCTTTCagtctttctaattttttttaactactcTGAATGATTATGTTTTGATAATCATGTGTTGCACTATTATTCTACTTCTTACGGATTATTACTCTGTCTCTTTAagtgttttgaaatttatacTTATAACAAACAGGTCAATCATTTATGTATTTCAACATAGTATCATTTTCATATTTGGATGTGATCCTTAATGCATGAGTGCGAGAGAATTTGCTCATCACCATtcctaaaacaaaaaaacgtgTTCGTTAAGCAACATAATTACTCCAAGTAAATGATATATCAAGAGAAAATCAATCAAATTAATGATATTTCCTTCCAATTACGTAAGACATTATTTGCATATCTTAGGCACTGATTTCCTTCCGTATACTTccctaaatatataatcattctTAAAAATTCTACAAAAAGGAAACTCAGCTATCTATTTCCCATTGAAATCACCATTGGAAGTGTCTACCAAGCTTTAATCAACGTAAGTGTAAAAAAATTTTAACAGCCAAGAAAATACAAATCGTAGTCCATCTCTCTAACTGGTAATCGTTTTGATTCTAAGGATTGAAATATAGAAGCAATGGAGAACCCACCTCCTGCACCCCCTTCGCAAACTGGAGGTAAACAAATCCTTACTTATGTATTATCCTatagaaatatttaataatctCCATCACATGACGTCTATGTTATATTTGCCGTTAGATATACACAGAGTAGTGCCtcttatacaattttattatttatgagtTGTTGTTTTGAGTTATCCTTTAAAAGTTTGATAACTCAAATATTAATTTAGCACCAACAAGGTTTTATGCTTTAGAAGTTGTCtcaatattttaagttttacaGAAAAGCACTCTCAAAATTTTACTCTcatcagaaaataatatatatatatatatatgtggaaTTTGTTAATTAACTCACCCAGGATTCTTTGAATATTGAAATCTTAGCATTTTATtcaataatctatatatattattgtttggaAGGTTGGTATATGCCGTAAAACCATAATATTTTCTGATATTCCAACAATTATATTCAAGATCGAAAAGTTATCGACCAAAGCTTATGATATTTTGGAATCtaatataattgttaaaaatctTTAGTAAACTATCTACTCGATTTGACATGCTTTCATTCGtttattgtaattttattttgagatattattcaaacataaaaattataaatggttttttttatataatttggtGAGCCACAATTTAGAATAGCGTAGGATTATAGTATCATtaattgtaatatattttatacttacgttaaaataaaagtaaaattaaattcGAATTACAAAGTATATTTTTGTTACCTAAAATGACTTATGCTGGAAAATCTGTTTTCAAAAAGAAGATTTCAAAGATATCAAGAATATTTGTTATTGTCTACGTATAATATTTGTCCCTtaaataaagtaatataaaGATATGACAATATATTATCATTCCATTTCGTATAAAAGTTATTATATTTGAAAGggaaaattccttaaaaatacacagactaattttcatttgctaataaaatacacgaactattttggattcccgtttaatacacaaactaatttttgttgtctattaaatacacaaacttttgaaattcgcAGGTTTTACACATCGTTTTAGACGGCGTTAACTAAGTTTAACGGAAGTAAAGACGGcgttaatatttaattaaacatgtgtttaatttatgaaaagaaaattccttaaaaatacacgaactaattttcatttgttaataaaatacacAAATTATTTTGGATCCCCATTTAATACACGAACTAATATTTGTTTCCCATTTAAtacataaacttttaaaatttgtagattttaCACATCGATTTAAACGACGTCAACTACGTTTAACAGAAATGACTTTAGTTTTAACTAAAAGTATGGTTAAAATGTGAAAAGCACGCTCACCCTCAACCAAAACCACTCGAATCGATTGATCCTTATATTCAAGCTAGCATCAATTCA is from Brassica napus cultivar Da-Ae chromosome A4, Da-Ae, whole genome shotgun sequence and encodes:
- the LOC106445118 gene encoding methionine aminopeptidase 2B, encoding MANENPEVVVAPVRENGGADSSSSSKGKEEQLESEFSKKLEITEDANDENEEDVAEEEEEEEGSKGETSTKKKKKKKKSKSKKKPQQTDPPTIPLIKLFPSGEFPEGELQQYKDDNLWRSTSEEKRELERLEMPIYNSVRQAAEVHRQVRKYVRSIVKPGMLMTDICETLEDTVRKLISENGLKAGIAFPTGCSLNWVAAHWTPNSGDKTVLQYDDVMKLDFGTHIDGHIVDCAFTVAFNPMYDPLLAASREATYTGIKEAGIDVRLCDIGAAIQEVMESYEVEINGKIFPVKSIRNLNGHSIGPYQIHAGKSVPIVKGGEQTKMEEGEFYAIETFGSTGKGYVREDLECSHYMKNFDAGHVPLRLPRAKQLLATINNNFSTLAFCRRYLDRIGETKYLMALKNLCDAGIVQPYPPLCDVKGSYVSQYEHTILLRPTCKEVASKGDDY